One segment of Geomonas ferrireducens DNA contains the following:
- a CDS encoding FliA/WhiG family RNA polymerase sigma factor produces the protein MNCLLKAYEHEAQRGVPMSRDELVVNHLPLVKFIVDRIASSLPPHLDRDDLRSAAVIGLISAAERFDPSRGVQFKTFAEQRIRGTIMDELRAQDWLTRSLRDKFKKLEKEFSQLEQRLGRNPSSDEVATAMGLELKDYFRLLEEIHLLSFVSLDDAWHDEDGAPFGLLDVLEDKGTESPQSQLIARQTVERLAEAIDALPEKERIVITLYYYEELNLKEIGAVLDLTESRISQLHSQAIIRLRGKMKRMG, from the coding sequence ATGAACTGTCTTCTTAAGGCGTACGAGCATGAGGCGCAACGCGGGGTCCCGATGAGCCGGGACGAGCTGGTGGTGAACCACCTCCCGCTGGTGAAGTTCATTGTTGACCGGATCGCCTCGTCACTCCCCCCGCACCTCGACCGTGACGATCTGAGGAGCGCGGCGGTGATCGGGCTGATCTCGGCCGCCGAGCGCTTCGACCCAAGCCGCGGCGTACAGTTCAAGACCTTCGCGGAGCAGCGCATCCGTGGCACCATCATGGACGAGCTGCGGGCCCAGGACTGGCTCACCAGGAGCCTCAGGGACAAGTTCAAGAAGCTGGAGAAGGAGTTCTCCCAGCTCGAGCAGCGCCTCGGGAGGAACCCCTCCAGCGACGAGGTGGCCACCGCCATGGGGCTCGAGCTGAAGGACTACTTCAGGCTCCTCGAGGAGATCCACCTCCTCTCCTTCGTGTCGCTCGACGACGCGTGGCACGACGAGGACGGCGCACCCTTCGGCCTGCTCGACGTCCTGGAGGACAAGGGGACCGAGAGCCCGCAGAGCCAGCTGATCGCGCGTCAGACCGTGGAGCGGCTTGCCGAGGCGATCGACGCCCTCCCCGAGAAGGAGCGCATCGTGATCACGCTCTATTACTACGAGGAACTGAACCTGAAGGAGATCGGCGCGGTGCTCGATCTTACCGAATCGCGCATCTCCCAGCTGCACAGCCAGGCCATCATCAGGCTGCGCGGCAAGATGAAGCGGATGGGCTAG
- the flgF gene encoding flagellar basal-body rod protein FlgF: MNSGMYAALTGNLSAQRRLDVVSNNLANANTTGFKADRIQFESVLANVKNSTDGPIFSNDRYSTDFSSGSLQQTGNALDVALEGDGFFVVNTPQGTAYTRQGSFHRSATGRLVTADGYEVQGAGGPITVNGGKVQIGDDGTVSVQQPGQTTADTVGTIATVDFPKPYAMEKLGNGLFRPSDPQAATVASTAGVKQGYLETSNVKAVVEMSRLIEASRYFEICAKAVKTYDDMNNRAANDLGKV; encoded by the coding sequence ATGAACAGCGGCATGTACGCAGCCCTCACCGGCAACCTTTCCGCCCAGCGCAGGCTTGACGTGGTCTCCAACAACCTCGCCAACGCGAACACCACCGGTTTCAAGGCGGACCGCATCCAGTTCGAGAGTGTCCTCGCAAATGTCAAAAATTCGACAGACGGGCCGATCTTCAGTAACGACCGCTACTCCACAGACTTCTCATCCGGCAGCCTGCAGCAGACCGGCAACGCGCTCGACGTGGCGCTCGAGGGGGACGGCTTCTTCGTGGTGAACACGCCGCAGGGGACCGCCTACACGAGGCAGGGTAGTTTCCACCGCAGCGCGACGGGGCGGCTCGTTACCGCGGACGGCTACGAGGTGCAGGGGGCGGGCGGTCCCATCACGGTGAACGGCGGCAAGGTCCAGATCGGGGATGACGGCACGGTATCGGTACAGCAGCCGGGGCAGACCACGGCCGACACGGTCGGCACCATCGCCACGGTCGATTTCCCGAAGCCTTACGCCATGGAGAAGCTCGGCAACGGCCTGTTCCGGCCGAGCGACCCGCAGGCCGCGACCGTCGCTTCGACCGCCGGGGTCAAGCAGGGGTACCTGGAGACCTCCAACGTGAAGGCGGTGGTGGAGATGTCGCGCCTCATCGAGGCGAGCCGTTACTTCGAGATCTGCGCCAAGGCGGTGAAGACCTACGACGACATGAACAACCGCGCGGCTAACGATCTTGGGAAGGTCTAA
- the flhA gene encoding flagellar biosynthesis protein FlhA: MANPSTDALALPGPKSNSDIYMAVALIGVLALMVIPLPAFMLDIFLATNITVALVILLVCLYTVQPLDFSVFPSILLVTTLFRLALNIASTRLILLHGSEGVEAAGGVIKAFGQFVVGGNYVVGAVIFLILVIINFVVITKGAGRVAEVAARFTLDAMPGKQMAIDADLSNGILTDKEAKARRKKIAREADFYGSMDGASKFVRGDAVAGIMIVLVNICGGFVIGVWQKGMPLDMALQNYTLLTIGEGLVAQIPALIISTAAGVIVTRSADENNFGHEIAGQLLNYPKAFQVSSGVLFLFAMIPGLPHFAFFLLSGVAYLVSKMAVEKKAEVEDVVETQTSAEESDQISSIRPLDMLELEVGYGLVPMVDASQQGELLDRIRSIRKQVADRMGFIVPPIHIHDNLQLKPYEYNILINGAKVGGGELSGQYLAMDSGGAMGGLEGIKTTEPVFGLPAVWIKGKEREKAQVSGYTVVDNTTILATHISETIKKHAHELVGRQELQQLLDSIAATLPKVVEELVPSLLSLGTVLRVVKNLLKENVSIRDLRSILETLADYGGMTKDPEMLTEFVRQSLGRYIVEQYKRDDDTLCVITLDHDIEEAIVDSVQLSEQGSYLAIDPHLAQRILAAIRRNAEQFDAIGALPVLMASPTIRRHVKKLTERFMPNLAVISHNEIPPNIKIQSLGVVVTNAS; encoded by the coding sequence ATGGCAAACCCCTCGACGGACGCCCTGGCGCTCCCGGGACCTAAAAGCAATTCGGACATCTACATGGCGGTCGCCCTGATCGGCGTGCTCGCCCTCATGGTGATCCCGCTGCCGGCGTTCATGCTCGACATCTTCCTGGCGACCAACATCACCGTCGCCCTCGTCATCCTGCTCGTCTGCCTCTACACGGTACAGCCGCTCGACTTCTCGGTCTTTCCCTCCATCCTGCTGGTCACGACGCTCTTCCGCCTAGCCTTGAACATCGCCTCCACGCGACTCATCCTCCTGCACGGCAGCGAAGGGGTCGAGGCCGCGGGTGGGGTGATCAAGGCGTTCGGCCAGTTCGTGGTCGGCGGCAACTACGTGGTAGGGGCGGTCATCTTCCTGATCCTCGTCATCATCAACTTCGTGGTCATCACCAAGGGCGCCGGGCGCGTCGCCGAGGTGGCCGCAAGGTTCACCCTGGACGCCATGCCGGGCAAGCAGATGGCCATCGACGCCGACCTCTCCAACGGCATCCTGACCGACAAGGAGGCGAAGGCCAGGCGCAAGAAGATCGCCCGTGAGGCCGACTTCTACGGCTCCATGGACGGTGCCTCCAAGTTCGTGCGCGGGGACGCCGTCGCCGGCATCATGATCGTCCTCGTCAACATCTGCGGCGGTTTCGTCATCGGCGTCTGGCAGAAGGGGATGCCGCTTGACATGGCGCTGCAGAACTACACCCTGCTCACCATCGGCGAGGGGCTCGTGGCCCAGATCCCCGCCCTGATCATCTCCACCGCGGCGGGCGTCATCGTGACCCGCTCCGCCGACGAGAACAACTTCGGACACGAGATCGCGGGGCAGCTTCTCAACTACCCGAAGGCCTTCCAGGTCTCCTCGGGCGTACTGTTCCTCTTCGCCATGATCCCGGGGCTGCCGCACTTCGCCTTCTTCCTTCTTTCCGGCGTCGCCTACCTGGTGAGCAAGATGGCAGTGGAGAAGAAGGCCGAGGTCGAAGATGTGGTGGAAACGCAGACGTCCGCAGAAGAGAGCGACCAGATCAGCAGCATCCGCCCGCTCGACATGCTGGAGCTCGAGGTGGGATACGGCCTCGTCCCGATGGTCGACGCGAGCCAGCAGGGAGAACTCCTCGACCGCATCCGTTCCATCAGGAAACAGGTGGCGGACCGCATGGGCTTCATCGTTCCCCCGATCCATATCCACGACAACCTGCAGTTGAAACCCTACGAGTACAACATCCTCATCAACGGCGCCAAGGTGGGGGGCGGCGAACTCTCCGGCCAGTACCTCGCCATGGACTCCGGCGGCGCCATGGGGGGACTCGAAGGGATCAAGACCACCGAGCCGGTCTTCGGTCTTCCCGCGGTCTGGATCAAGGGGAAAGAGCGGGAGAAGGCGCAGGTCTCCGGCTACACAGTGGTGGACAACACCACCATCCTCGCCACCCACATCAGCGAAACCATCAAGAAGCACGCCCACGAACTGGTGGGACGCCAGGAGCTGCAGCAGCTGCTCGATTCCATCGCGGCGACGCTTCCCAAGGTGGTCGAGGAACTGGTGCCGTCGCTCCTCTCCCTGGGGACCGTGCTGCGCGTCGTGAAGAACCTTTTGAAGGAGAACGTCTCGATCCGCGACCTGCGCTCCATCCTTGAGACCCTCGCCGACTACGGCGGGATGACCAAGGACCCGGAGATGCTCACCGAGTTCGTGCGGCAGAGCCTCGGGCGCTACATCGTGGAGCAGTACAAGCGCGACGACGACACCCTCTGCGTGATCACCCTCGACCACGACATCGAGGAGGCCATCGTCGACTCGGTCCAGCTCTCCGAGCAGGGGAGCTACCTGGCCATCGACCCGCACCTCGCGCAGCGCATCCTGGCCGCGATCAGGAGAAACGCGGAGCAGTTCGACGCCATCGGCGCGCTGCCGGTGCTCATGGCTTCGCCGACCATCCGCCGTCACGTGAAGAAACTTACCGAGCGGTTCATGCCCAATCTGGCGGTCATCTCGCACAACGAGATCCCGCCCAATATAAAAATCCAATCCTTAGGGGTGGTGGTGACCAATGCTAGTTAA
- the flgG gene encoding flagellar basal-body rod protein FlgG, whose translation MIRALWTAASGMQAQQLNIDVVANNLANSSTTGFKKSRADFQDLMYQTEKTTGAPATNTTTIPTGIQVGLGVRPGSVSKIFTTGTIVHTGNELDVAIEGDGFIQVQQSDGTTAYTRAGSLKKDGQGRVVTSDGQPIVPEIVIPSNATSINIGNDGTVSVQQAGQTAATTVGTIQLASFTNPAGLNAIGKNLFLPTDSSGNATTGTAGQNGLGTLDQGYIEQSNVSVMEEMVSMIVSQRAYEINSKAIQASDDMLQQAAALKR comes from the coding sequence ATGATAAGAGCACTTTGGACCGCCGCATCAGGGATGCAGGCTCAGCAGCTGAACATAGACGTGGTGGCCAACAACCTGGCCAACTCCAGCACCACCGGCTTCAAGAAAAGCCGCGCCGACTTCCAGGACCTCATGTACCAGACCGAGAAGACCACCGGCGCACCGGCCACCAACACCACCACCATCCCGACCGGCATCCAGGTCGGCCTGGGCGTCCGCCCCGGCTCGGTCTCCAAGATCTTCACCACCGGGACCATCGTCCACACCGGCAACGAACTCGACGTCGCCATCGAGGGGGACGGCTTCATCCAGGTGCAGCAGTCGGACGGCACCACCGCCTATACCCGCGCCGGTTCCCTCAAGAAGGACGGCCAGGGACGCGTGGTCACCTCGGATGGACAGCCGATCGTCCCGGAGATCGTCATCCCGAGTAACGCGACCAGCATCAACATAGGAAACGACGGCACCGTCTCGGTGCAGCAGGCTGGACAGACCGCGGCGACCACGGTCGGCACCATCCAGCTCGCCTCCTTCACCAACCCCGCGGGCCTGAACGCCATCGGCAAGAACCTCTTCCTCCCCACCGACTCCTCGGGTAACGCGACCACCGGCACCGCCGGACAGAACGGCCTCGGCACCCTGGATCAGGGGTACATCGAGCAGAGCAACGTTAGCGTCATGGAGGAGATGGTGAGCATGATCGTCTCCCAGCGCGCCTACGAGATCAACTCGAAGGCGATCCAGGCCTCCGACGACATGCTGCAGCAGGCCGCAGCGCTCAAGAGGTAA
- a CDS encoding flagellar basal body P-ring protein FlgI, translated as MNLLSKYSFALLVFLLLPGVALGARIKDIAAFDGVRQNQLIGYGLVVGLNGSGDSDQTKFPVQSLVGALERLGLTVNRGDITVKNVAAVMVTADLPPFAKQGNRLDVLVSSMGDAKSLAGGTLMMAPLKGADGQVYAVAQGPVLTNSFSYGGQAASAVKNHPTAGTVPEGALVERELPNVLANRSVLKLNLHQSDFTTASRIASAINGRFQGAASLTDPGSVQIAIPADYNNRVVEFVADLERIEVNPDVTAKVVMNERTGTIVMGENVRISTVAVSHGNLTVVVKETPKVSQPAPLSRGGTTVVVPRTDLKVAEEKVNLSLVREGANLGDVVRGLNTLGVTPRDLLGIMQAIKAAGALNAELSVM; from the coding sequence ATTAACCTTTTATCAAAATACTCTTTCGCGCTCCTCGTCTTTTTGCTCCTCCCCGGGGTCGCCCTCGGTGCGCGCATCAAGGACATCGCCGCCTTCGACGGCGTGCGCCAGAACCAGCTCATCGGCTACGGCCTGGTGGTCGGCCTGAACGGCTCGGGCGACTCGGACCAGACCAAGTTCCCGGTGCAGTCGCTGGTGGGCGCCCTGGAGCGGCTGGGGCTCACGGTGAACCGCGGCGACATCACGGTGAAAAACGTGGCCGCCGTCATGGTGACCGCCGATCTCCCCCCCTTCGCCAAGCAGGGAAACCGGCTCGACGTGCTGGTCTCCTCGATGGGTGACGCGAAAAGCCTCGCCGGGGGGACGCTCATGATGGCGCCCCTGAAGGGGGCCGACGGACAGGTGTACGCGGTGGCGCAGGGACCGGTGCTCACCAACTCGTTCTCCTACGGCGGCCAGGCGGCCAGCGCGGTGAAGAACCATCCCACCGCCGGCACGGTCCCCGAAGGGGCCCTCGTGGAGCGCGAGCTCCCGAACGTGCTCGCCAACCGCTCCGTGCTGAAGCTGAACCTGCACCAGTCGGATTTCACCACGGCAAGCCGGATCGCCTCCGCCATCAACGGTCGCTTCCAGGGGGCCGCTTCGCTCACCGATCCCGGCAGCGTGCAGATCGCCATCCCGGCGGACTACAACAACCGCGTCGTCGAGTTCGTGGCCGATCTCGAGCGCATCGAGGTGAACCCGGACGTGACTGCGAAGGTGGTCATGAACGAGCGGACCGGCACCATCGTCATGGGCGAGAACGTCCGCATCTCGACGGTGGCGGTCTCCCACGGCAACCTGACCGTCGTGGTGAAGGAGACCCCGAAGGTCTCCCAGCCCGCCCCCTTGTCGAGGGGGGGCACCACCGTCGTGGTGCCGAGGACCGACCTGAAGGTGGCCGAGGAGAAGGTGAACCTCTCCCTCGTCAGGGAGGGGGCGAACCTGGGCGATGTGGTACGGGGCCTGAACACCCTGGGGGTCACCCCGCGTGATCTTTTGGGAATCATGCAGGCGATCAAGGCGGCCGGCGCCCTCAACGCCGAGCTGAGCGTGATGTAG
- a CDS encoding MinD/ParA family protein — protein sequence MTMSCLATTDQAESLRRLAGRAKSDAPAPDLLQVREGLRVISVTSGKGGVGKTSVVVNLAASLAAAGERVLIVDSNPGVGDICLRLGKDAPYRMGQVLAGEITLKDTVVDIGGGISVLPAGMDVQQYSSLSPRERSALLQAMLRLQNDYDYFLIDTGAGIAANLTGFASIAREIMLVVTPEPTSITDAYALIKMLSGRDSSFRFRLLINMCRDNQEGDTLFSKLSAITGRFLQVQFDHAGSILHDELLVESVRRRGALCRLFPEAKASTGFKILAQKINKETPAVAEAMSAASMASSTMWRNHELSS from the coding sequence ATGACTATGTCTTGCCTAGCAACAACAGACCAGGCCGAGTCCCTCAGAAGGCTTGCGGGACGGGCAAAAAGCGATGCGCCGGCGCCGGACCTCTTGCAGGTGCGCGAGGGGCTCCGGGTGATCTCGGTGACCAGCGGCAAGGGGGGGGTCGGCAAGACCTCCGTGGTGGTGAACCTGGCCGCCTCCCTCGCCGCGGCAGGGGAGCGGGTGCTCATCGTCGATTCCAACCCGGGGGTGGGCGACATCTGCCTGCGCCTCGGCAAGGACGCGCCGTACCGGATGGGGCAGGTTCTCGCCGGGGAGATCACCCTGAAGGATACCGTGGTCGACATCGGTGGGGGCATCAGCGTGCTTCCTGCGGGAATGGACGTGCAGCAGTACAGCTCGCTGTCGCCGCGTGAGCGCAGCGCCCTTTTGCAGGCGATGCTCAGGCTGCAAAACGACTACGACTACTTCCTGATCGACACCGGTGCCGGCATCGCAGCGAACCTGACCGGCTTCGCCTCCATCGCCCGCGAAATCATGCTGGTGGTGACCCCGGAGCCGACCTCGATCACCGACGCCTACGCCCTCATCAAGATGCTCTCCGGGCGTGACAGCTCCTTCCGTTTCCGGCTCCTGATCAACATGTGCCGCGACAATCAGGAGGGGGATACGCTCTTTTCAAAATTATCCGCAATTACGGGCCGCTTTTTGCAAGTACAGTTTGACCACGCGGGATCGATCCTGCACGACGAGCTCCTGGTGGAAAGTGTGAGGCGGCGCGGGGCTTTATGCCGCCTCTTCCCGGAAGCCAAGGCGTCGACAGGTTTCAAAATTTTGGCACAGAAAATCAATAAGGAGACGCCGGCGGTGGCAGAAGCCATGTCGGCGGCTTCGATGGCATCCAGCACGATGTGGAGGAACCATGAACTGTCTTCTTAA
- the flgA gene encoding flagellar basal body P-ring formation chaperone FlgA, which yields MRALLFALALLALPISGIARAAVPAPVNLVTEATVKGAITDYLMQKAAPLNAQVTVKKINYQGNLKLPAGKVTFDVVAPERWEGYGTASVALVVRVDDQVKRNQTVLVDVEALADMVVAARTLERGEVLAFSDLAVAKRDLAQVQGRYFNNIDEAVGLRVKSTMRANAPVRKDNLEKVPVVKSGQVVTIVAENDVVRITATGRAKGPGAPGDLITVQNLSSQKEIAARVVDATTVKVDF from the coding sequence ATGCGCGCGTTACTGTTCGCACTCGCGCTCCTCGCTCTCCCCATTTCGGGGATCGCCCGCGCCGCCGTGCCGGCCCCCGTGAACCTCGTCACCGAGGCGACGGTGAAAGGGGCGATCACCGACTACCTGATGCAGAAAGCCGCCCCTCTGAACGCCCAGGTCACCGTGAAGAAGATCAACTACCAGGGGAACCTGAAGCTCCCCGCCGGGAAGGTGACCTTCGACGTGGTGGCCCCGGAGCGCTGGGAGGGGTACGGAACGGCCTCGGTGGCCCTCGTGGTACGGGTGGACGACCAGGTGAAGCGGAACCAGACCGTGCTCGTCGACGTCGAGGCGCTGGCCGACATGGTGGTGGCGGCGCGCACCCTGGAGCGGGGCGAGGTGCTGGCCTTCTCCGATCTCGCCGTCGCCAAGCGTGACCTTGCCCAGGTGCAGGGGCGTTATTTCAACAACATCGACGAGGCGGTCGGTCTCAGGGTGAAGAGCACCATGAGGGCCAACGCCCCGGTAAGAAAGGACAACCTAGAGAAGGTGCCCGTCGTCAAGAGCGGCCAGGTGGTGACCATCGTGGCCGAGAACGACGTGGTGCGCATCACCGCGACGGGACGGGCCAAGGGGCCGGGCGCCCCGGGCGACCTGATCACGGTGCAGAACCTCTCCTCGCAGAAGGAGATCGCGGCGCGGGTGGTTGACGCGACCACGGTGAAGGTGGATTTCTGA
- the flhF gene encoding flagellar biosynthesis protein FlhF has protein sequence MLVKTFQAGEMSEALRMVKAEMGLDAMILSSKKERKKGIFGFFSKPYYEVTAALDPRPTPKANPYREEVPAPPERELSTREEFQNSMLGPLAREVRELKQRIEALTKKEAQQPAPSAPQAAEALGEAPATPRTFGKEELEEIKQLLYNAVSGGKEKGAKPVTFPLAGMNLEQVVKSAVQPEAVAVTPAPVEERPRPTLELVRERVSASEEDALLHRLADELRGEDVGPAAVQRLTESVRGAAEEGASLEELRSLMADKLAGMVKCSGSLRIKKNGPRIVAVVGPTGVGKTTTIAKIAAMYALNRRVSVAMVTMDNFRVGAVEQLKTYAKIMDLPLEVAGNSQELSKALARHSDKDLILVDTAGRSPKDADRLDELKGYLETQPGIDVYLCLSATTRSREIDEIIATFGTLPLTKLLFTKLDESRTFGSIVDTCLKHKIPLSYFSTGQKVPEDIEVATSRKLVAMVVQESNR, from the coding sequence ATGCTAGTTAAAACTTTCCAAGCAGGCGAGATGTCGGAAGCTCTCAGGATGGTTAAGGCCGAGATGGGCCTGGACGCGATGATCCTTTCCTCGAAGAAGGAGCGCAAGAAGGGGATCTTCGGTTTCTTCTCCAAGCCGTATTACGAGGTGACCGCGGCACTGGACCCGAGGCCGACGCCGAAGGCGAACCCGTACCGCGAAGAGGTCCCGGCGCCCCCGGAACGCGAGCTTTCCACCCGCGAGGAGTTCCAGAACTCCATGCTGGGCCCCCTGGCCCGCGAAGTGCGCGAGCTGAAGCAGCGCATCGAGGCGCTCACCAAAAAAGAGGCGCAGCAGCCGGCCCCGTCGGCTCCCCAGGCGGCGGAAGCGCTGGGGGAGGCCCCCGCGACACCGAGGACCTTCGGCAAGGAGGAGCTCGAGGAGATCAAGCAGCTTCTCTACAACGCCGTCTCCGGCGGAAAAGAGAAAGGGGCGAAGCCGGTGACCTTCCCGCTCGCGGGGATGAACCTCGAGCAGGTGGTGAAGAGCGCGGTGCAGCCCGAGGCCGTGGCCGTGACACCGGCACCGGTAGAGGAGAGGCCCCGTCCGACCCTCGAGTTGGTGAGGGAAAGGGTTTCCGCAAGCGAGGAGGACGCGCTCCTGCATCGTCTGGCCGATGAGCTAAGGGGAGAGGACGTGGGGCCGGCAGCGGTCCAGCGTCTGACCGAATCGGTGCGCGGCGCGGCCGAGGAGGGGGCGTCCCTCGAGGAGCTTAGAAGCCTCATGGCCGACAAACTGGCCGGCATGGTGAAGTGCTCCGGCTCGCTGCGCATCAAAAAGAACGGGCCGCGCATCGTCGCCGTGGTCGGCCCGACCGGCGTCGGCAAGACCACCACCATCGCCAAGATCGCCGCCATGTACGCCCTGAACCGCCGCGTCTCCGTCGCCATGGTCACCATGGACAACTTCAGGGTGGGCGCGGTCGAGCAGCTGAAAACCTACGCGAAGATCATGGACCTGCCGCTCGAGGTGGCGGGCAACTCCCAGGAACTCTCCAAGGCGCTCGCAAGGCACTCGGACAAGGACCTGATCCTGGTCGACACCGCCGGCAGAAGCCCGAAGGACGCCGACCGCCTCGACGAACTGAAGGGTTACCTGGAGACCCAGCCCGGCATCGACGTCTACCTTTGCCTCTCGGCAACGACGAGGAGCCGCGAGATCGACGAGATCATCGCCACCTTCGGGACGCTCCCGCTCACGAAGCTCCTCTTCACCAAGCTCGACGAAAGCCGGACCTTCGGCAGCATCGTCGACACCTGTTTGAAGCACAAGATCCCTCTTTCCTATTTCAGCACCGGCCAAAAGGTGCCCGAGGACATCGAGGTCGCCACCTCGAGAAAGCTCGTCGCCATGGTGGTGCAGGAGTCCAACAGATGA
- a CDS encoding BamA/TamA family outer membrane protein, which produces MRALSILFSILFSLLAGCTSFIPSTVLPTSSPAQPYTKMVTIPLPVIATSPNEGVTYGALTAFLLHNEKDEVSALFAPQLNQNENFGTTGTIYGAMYPSPLRSIEFNLSKSTRVNEDYEVRVRDQHLMEQKLELNAFLYSFTDGSARFFGFGSESKADDETNFADREYGFTASAGYPILTNTVLFLGDRVRKLTVDEGAVKKLPYLRDHFTIDEIPGSDGFATHAQSISVVYSTLDAAAMASSGVRARLTLEGSLAGLGSTAGFGRYEGELKGFFPVPDTRFISAGRVAFGQTRGSSIPFLERSILGGENTLRGFGKNRFIDNSYVLCNLEERIRLFRWEVFDVRADWELAPFVDIGGVMDSFGDLRLGNLEVNPGVGFRAVVRPNILGRIDVGFGKDGAAVFVGLGYPF; this is translated from the coding sequence ATGCGCGCGTTATCCATTTTATTTTCCATCCTTTTCTCGCTCCTTGCCGGTTGCACCAGCTTCATTCCCTCCACGGTCCTGCCCACCTCCTCGCCGGCGCAACCGTACACAAAGATGGTCACCATCCCGCTGCCGGTGATTGCCACGAGCCCGAATGAGGGGGTGACCTACGGGGCGCTTACCGCATTTCTCCTGCACAACGAGAAGGACGAAGTCTCGGCGCTCTTCGCGCCCCAGCTGAACCAGAACGAGAACTTCGGCACCACCGGCACTATCTACGGCGCCATGTACCCATCTCCCTTGCGCAGCATCGAGTTCAACCTCTCCAAGTCCACCAGGGTCAACGAGGACTACGAGGTGCGGGTCCGCGACCAGCACCTAATGGAGCAAAAGCTCGAGCTGAACGCCTTTTTGTACAGCTTCACCGACGGCTCGGCCCGCTTCTTCGGCTTCGGCTCGGAAAGCAAGGCCGACGACGAAACCAACTTCGCCGACCGGGAATACGGCTTCACCGCGTCCGCGGGCTATCCCATTCTTACCAATACGGTCCTCTTCCTCGGTGATCGCGTGAGAAAGTTGACCGTCGACGAGGGGGCGGTCAAGAAGCTCCCTTACCTGCGCGACCATTTCACCATCGACGAGATCCCCGGTAGCGACGGCTTCGCCACCCACGCCCAGTCCATCTCCGTGGTCTACAGCACCCTGGACGCAGCCGCGATGGCAAGCTCGGGGGTCCGCGCGCGCCTCACGCTGGAAGGAAGCCTCGCCGGGCTGGGAAGCACCGCCGGCTTCGGGCGCTACGAGGGGGAGCTCAAGGGGTTCTTCCCGGTCCCCGACACCCGCTTCATCAGCGCCGGGCGCGTCGCTTTCGGCCAGACGCGCGGCAGCTCGATACCGTTTTTGGAGCGGAGCATCCTGGGGGGCGAGAACACCCTCAGGGGGTTCGGCAAGAACCGCTTCATCGACAACTCGTACGTGCTGTGCAACTTGGAGGAGCGCATCCGGCTCTTCAGGTGGGAGGTCTTCGACGTACGGGCGGACTGGGAGCTGGCGCCTTTCGTCGACATCGGGGGGGTGATGGATTCCTTCGGGGATCTGCGCCTTGGAAACCTCGAGGTGAACCCGGGGGTCGGCTTCCGCGCCGTGGTCCGCCCCAACATCCTGGGACGCATCGACGTCGGCTTCGGCAAGGACGGCGCCGCGGTGTTCGTGGGGCTTGGGTACCCGTTCTGA
- a CDS encoding flagellar basal body L-ring protein FlgH, with translation MKAAALCLPLLWLAGCAHESAEVTTPSFDQQIPAPQMNYASGSLWQASSTGLAEDVKARRRGDIVTVVISENASASKKAATGTSRDSSISAGIPKLLGLEKTPVKTWADLANLLSASNSSKFDGAGSTSRQETLQATISAKVVDVIPNGNLLIEGRRNVKVNNEDQVIVLTGTVRGRDISTDNTVNSALIADARISYSGKGVISDRQKPGWLMNVLDKVWPF, from the coding sequence TTGAAGGCGGCGGCACTTTGCCTGCCGCTTTTGTGGCTTGCCGGGTGCGCCCACGAGAGCGCCGAGGTGACCACACCGAGCTTCGACCAGCAGATCCCGGCGCCGCAGATGAACTACGCCTCCGGATCGCTCTGGCAGGCCTCCTCGACGGGGCTCGCCGAGGACGTGAAGGCGAGACGGCGCGGCGACATCGTCACCGTGGTCATCTCGGAAAACGCGAGCGCCAGCAAGAAGGCGGCCACCGGCACCTCGCGCGACTCTTCGATCAGCGCCGGCATCCCGAAGCTCTTGGGCCTCGAAAAGACGCCGGTCAAGACCTGGGCCGACCTCGCGAACCTTTTGAGCGCGAGCAACAGCTCCAAGTTCGACGGCGCGGGCTCCACCTCGCGGCAGGAGACCCTGCAGGCGACCATCTCGGCCAAGGTGGTCGACGTGATCCCCAACGGCAACCTCCTCATCGAGGGGAGGCGCAACGTCAAGGTGAACAACGAGGACCAGGTGATCGTGCTGACCGGCACGGTGCGCGGGCGCGACATCAGCACCGACAACACGGTGAATTCGGCCCTGATCGCCGATGCCAGGATTTCCTACTCCGGCAAGGGGGTCATCTCGGACCGGCAGAAACCGGGGTGGCTCATGAACGTGCTGGACAAGGTGTGGCCGTTCTAG